One segment of Glandiceps talaboti chromosome 21, keGlaTala1.1, whole genome shotgun sequence DNA contains the following:
- the LOC144451838 gene encoding phospholipid scramblase 1-like, whose product MSAEPPPVYTQPGGGQQYGMQGQPQQEYGMKGGAPPPPPGPQPQQQTQWMPAPQAGIGMSPGLAYLSQIDQLLVHQVVELMEVFTGWECRNRYEVKNSMGQQVYFAGEESDLCMRQCCGPARGFQMHIVDNTQQEVIRVNREFKCCAGCCWCANVDHCAFELAVEAPVGQVVGYVRQRQYCWVAEYDILDANREQVLRVKGPCCVCQGVCCTWDQEFVVYDKKMTTELGKISKQWGGLGREMFTNANNFSLTFPLDLDVKMKATLLGACFLIDFMFFEQKNN is encoded by the exons ATGTCAGCAGAACCACCACCA GTGTACACTCAGCCAGGTGGCGGGCAGCAGTATGGAATGCAAGGCCAACCTCAACAAGAATATGGGATGAAAGGAGGAGCCCCTCCACCACCACCTGGTCCCCAaccacaacaacaaacacaatgGATGCCAGCCCCACAAGCTGGAATTGGTATGTCACCAGGTTTGGCTTACCTATCACAGATTGACCAGCTGCTTGTTCATCAAGTTGTTGAACTGATGGAAG TTTTCACTGGATGGGAATGCAGAAATCGCTATGAAGTCAAGAACAGTATGGGCCAACAGGTCTACTTCGCTGGAGAag aatCTGATCTGTGCATGAGGCAATGCTGTGGACCAGCTAGAGGGTTCCAGATGCATATTGTGGATAACACTCAACAG GAAGTCATTCGTGTCAACCGTGAGTTTAAATGCTGTGCTGGCTGCTGCTGGTGTGCCAATGTTGACCACTGTGCATTTGAATTAGCTGTAGAGGCTCCTGTTGGACAAGTTGTTGGCTATGTCCGCCAAAG ACAATATTGTTGGGTTGCTGAATACGATATCTTGGATGCCAACCGTGAGCAAGTGCTCAGAGTCAAGGGTCCCTGCTGTGTCTGCCAAGGAGTGTGCTGTACTTGGGATCAAGAATTTGTG GTCTATGATAAAAAGATGACCACTGAACTTGGAAAGATCAGTAAGCAGTGGGGTGGTCTTGGAAGAGAGATGTTCACCAACGCAAACAACTTCAGTCTCACCT TCCCACTTGACCTGGATGTCAAAATGAAGGCTACTCTGCTTGGAGCTTGCTTCCTGATT GACTTCATGTTCTTTGAACAGAAGAACAACTAA
- the LOC144451837 gene encoding sulfotransferase 6B1-like → MASPTIEKIGNMECFRYDGVPIPAKVTNASNIDALKTFEVRDDDVWVVSYPRTGSHWVRNIIYNIVNCDKPEIALPVDDLAPFAEFNEFSTGQPRHEQLTAAPRSERRIIGTHLYASMSPRQLFERKGKVIYLLRNPKDVALSLYHFLPVNEEETFVEFAENCLNGEVGFGSYTDNIISWWEKKESCNFYLLNFEDLKSDVDNGIRKLATELNITLSDSDVETVKTRCSMEAMKKKAEEMRNAGKITSVKVYRKGVSGGWKSAFTVALSEKFDKVFADKLDHLNIKFTY, encoded by the exons ATGGCGTCACCTACGATCGAAAAGATCGGTAATATGGAATGTTTTCGTTACGATGGCGTACCGATCCCTGCGAAAGTTACAAACGCAAGCAACATTGATGCCCTGAAGACGTTTGAAGTCCGTGATGATGATGTGTGGGTCGTGTCGTACCCAAGAACAG GTAGTCACTGGGTGAGAAATATCATATACAATATAGTGAACTGTGACAAACCAGAAATAGCCCTACCTGTGGACGACTTGGCCCCATTTGCAGAATTCAACGAATTTTCAACAG GGCAGCCTCGACATGAACAGCTTACAGCTGCCCCTAGATCAGAACGTCGAATTATTGGTACTCATTTATATGCATCTATGTCACCAAGGCAACTATTTGAACGGAAAGGAAAG GTTATATATCTTCTAAGAAACCCCAAAGATGTTGCTTTATCGTTGTATCACTTTCTTCCTGTGAATGAAGAAGAAACGTTCGTTGAATTCGCTGAGAATTGTCTTAATGGAGAAG TGGGGTTTGGTTCGTACACTGACAATATTATATCATGGTGGGAGAAGAAAGAATCTTGCAACTTTTACCTTCTTAATTTCGAGGATCTTAAGTCG GATGTGGACAATGGTATCAGGAAGTTGGCCACCGAACTGAATATTACTCTGTCTGACTCTGATGTAGAAACAGTGAAGACACGTTGTTCTATGGAAGCTATGAAAAAGAAAGCagaagaaatgagaaatgcTGGCAAAATAACATCAGTTAAAGTTTACAGAAAAG GAGTGTCAGGTGGTTGGAAAAGCGCCTTCACAGTTGCCCTCAGTGAGAAGTTTGATAAAGTATTTGCTGATAAATTAGatcatttgaatataaaatttacatattga
- the LOC144451836 gene encoding amine sulfotransferase-like, which translates to MASASTENIGKLDCFRYDGVPMPSLFLSASNIDALKTFEVRDDDVWVVSYPRTGSHWVRNVIYNIVNCDKPEVALPMDDLAPFAECNIFTTGQPRHVELTAAPRSERRIIGSHFQTHMLPRELFERKGKVIYLLRNPKDTALSYYHFLPLKEEDSFREFAENFLDGEVPFGSYTDNIISWWKKKDLCNFYLLHFEELKLDMDNGIRELAAELNITLSDSDVETVKTRCSIEAMKKKAEEMRNAGKLKSVKVYRKGVPGGWKSAFTVALSEKFDKVFADRLDHLNIKFTY; encoded by the exons ATGGCGTCAGCTTCGACTGAAAATATCGGTAAACTGGATTGTTTTCGTTACGATGGCGTACCGATGCCTTCGCTCTTTTTAAGCGCAAGCAACATCGATGCCTTAAAGACGTTTGAAGTCCGTGACGACGATGTGTGGGTTGTGTCTTACCCAAGAACAG GTAGTCACTGGGTGAGAAATGTCATATACAATATAGTGAACTGTGACAAACCCGAAGTAGCCCTACCTATGGACGACTTGGCTCCATTTGCAGAATGTAACATATTTACAACAG GACAACCTCGACATGTCGAACTTACAGCAGCCCCTAGATCAGAACGTCGAATTATAGGTAGCCATTTCCAGACACATATGTTACCACGGGAACTATTTGAACGGAAAGGGAAG GTTATATATCTTCTAAGAAATCCAAAGGATACAGCATTGTCTTATTATCACTTTCTACCTTTGAAAGAAGAAGATTCATTTCGAGAATTTGCTGAGAATTTTCTTGATGGTGAAG TGCCGTTCGGTTCGTACACTGACAATATTATATCATGGTGGAAAAAGAAAGATCTGTGCAACTTTTACCTTCTTCATTTTGAAGAGCTAAAACTG GATATGGACAATGGTATCAGGGAGTTGGCAGCCGAACTGAATATTACTCTGTCTGATTCTGATGTAGAAACAGTGAAGACACGTTGTTCTATTGAAGCTATGAAAAAGAAAGCagaagaaatgagaaatgcTGGCAAATTAAAATCTGTTAAAGTGTACAGAAAAG GAGTGCCAGGTGGTTGGAAAAGTGCCTTCACAGTTGCCCTCAGTGAGAAGTTTGACAAAGTGTTTGCTGATAGATTAGAtcatttgaatatcaaatttacatattga